In the genome of Agelaius phoeniceus isolate bAgePho1 chromosome 31, bAgePho1.hap1, whole genome shotgun sequence, the window CCCAGATTTCACCCCGAAATTCCTGCCCCGAGGAATTCGCCCTGAGTTCAATCCCACACATTCCCCCCGGGAATTCCCTCCCTGGCCCCAAAAAGCCGCAGGGAAAAGgtgaaaccccaaatcctgcccaggGAAAGGGAATTCTGATGATCCCAAACCGGTCTGACCAGTCTGGGAATGCCCGGAGCGATCCCAAAAACCGGGaacaaaaaggaacaaaacccctggatttgggatccctTGGACTGGGGATCCTCTGGATTTGGGGAGAGGCTCTAAAAATCCCCCTggatttttcccaaaatattGAAGGGATAAAAGGCGGAAGTTGCGCTGCCCTGAAAGGTCGGGAAGGGTTTTCTGAGGGGATTCCACAGGACAGGACCCCAAAAAGGGACACTGGGACCCCATAGAGGGACACTGAGACCCCATAGAGGGACACTGGGACCCTACAAAGGGACAGCAGGACCCCATAAAGGGACACTGGGACCTCAAAAAGGGACAATGGGACCCCATAGAGGGACAATGGGACCCCTTTCCATAGGGCAGGACCCCATTAAAGGACACCAGGACCCCTTCCTTGAGGACAGGACCCCATAAAGGGACAGCGGGACCCTGTCCCACGTCCCCAGGCCCCTCTGCGTGTCACCCGAACCCCCTCCAGTGTCACCCGGACCCTGTCCCGTGCCACCAACGCCCTCTGCGCGTCCCCAGGTCTCCTCCCGCTGCCACCAGTGCCCTCTCCCGTGCCTCCACGAGCGTCTCCGGTGTCACCGGCGCCTCCTCCGGTGTCACCGGCACCTCCTCCGGTGTCACCAGCGCCCTGCCCGGTGGGACAAGACCCTGTCCGGTGCCACCAGCGCCCTCTCCGGTGTCACCGGTGCCCTGTCCCGTGCCACCAGCCCCCCCTCTCGTGCCACCAGCGCCCTGCCGGGTGCCCCCAGCGCCCTGTCCGGTGTCACCAAGGCCCCCGCCCAGGGGGCAGGACCCCCTCCCGTGCCACCGGCCCCTGTCCGGTGTCCCCACACCCCTgtccggtgtccccagcccctgtgcgATGTCCCGAGATCCCTCTGCGATGTTCCCACAGCCCTGTCCGGTGTCACCAGGCCGTgtccggtgtccccagcccctgcccggtGTCCCCGGCCCGGGTCCGGCGTCCCCAGGCCCCGTTTCCCGGTGGTccctccccgcccccccccgccacTCACCGCCCGCTCCCGCCGCAGCCACCGCAACCTGTTACCTTCGCTCAGGCCCCGCCCCTCGCCACTGATTGGCCGGCGCAACCACAAACCCCGCccaatgggcacggccccgcaCGACAAACACCGCCCACCACCGCACCGGTGCTGCGTCACGTGGTGGTGCCGCCATCTTGAGGAGGGAACCGGCTGGTGTCTTCGCCGCGCTCAAGATGGCGGCGAAGCCACGCCCACTCTACGGCGGCGGGGAGAGGCCGCGTTTCCTCAGCGCAGGCGCAATCGCGGCGTGACTAAGATGGAGGtcggggcagcgccgccgccgtTCTGGGCCGGGGGCCCGGCCCCGGGACAAACGTACATCCCCCGGGCTCTGGGACACACCGACATCGCCCCCCggggcaccggcaccgggccCGCCGCACTGCCCGCCGGCCGCACGCTGTGAGGGCAGCGGGGGCGCGGGAAGGGCTGagggggatgggggggggggtcccgggagGGATGGGGGAGGAATGGGGGGGAACTGGGGAGGCTGGGGGGGGGAGTCCGTGAGGGGGCAGGAAAATGGGGAGACTGAGGGAATttagggaatttggggagggggagcgGAAgtgggggcatttggggagtgtctctgagggctgggggggcGAACTGGGAGCAGAACTGGGGGGtactggggagggggaaagggaaggggcaGAAAATCCGGGAATGCCGGGGAGACTCCAGGGGCGCAGAACGGACAAACTGGGACCCAAACTGGAGTGACTGAGACCAAGATTGGTGTAACTGGGACCCAGACTGGGGTAAATGGGACCAAGACTGGTGTGATTGGGACCCACACTGGTGTGACCCCGATCTCGGTGTGCCAGGAGCCCGATGGTGACCGGGACGTCGGTGCTGGGGCTGAAGTTCTCCGGAGGGGTGATGCTGGCCGCGGACACGGTGGGATCCTTCGGATCCCTGGCACGGTTCCGGGGCATCTCCCGGCTCCTCAAGGTCAACGACTCCACCGTGCTCGGAGCCTCCGGGGACCTGGCAGATTTCCAGCACCTgcggcagctcctggagcagatgGTGTAAGATTCCCGGGAATTCGGggattccccatcccaaaatcGATTCCTGGGAATTCCCAGACCAAAATGCCTTGGGAATTCCAAGATTCCCCATCCCACAATCCCCAGCTGATTCccggggatttgggaatttccCATCTCCAAATCCCTGATTCCTGCGAAGTCCCCACCCCAGAATTCCAGGGGAATATGGGAATTTCGCATCCCCAATCTTTTCTGTGCGCCAATCCCCAGAATTCCTCTGCTCCAATCCCGGAATTCCTTGAGAACCAATCCCAGAATTCCTTGAACACAAATCCATGAATTCCTCTGAAGTCCTTGGGCACAAAATCCCCGAATTCTTTGGAATTCCTTGAGCACAAATCCCTGAATTTCCTGGCATTCCATCCCCAGATTCAGCGGCGTTTTTTGCTCTGCTGCAATACCCGAATCCCTGCTCTCcagtccccaaatccctgctctccAATTCCCGCTCTCCAATCCCCGAATCCCTGATCTCCAAGGCCAGAATTCCCTGGAATTACAGGATCGacgaggagctgctgggggacgGGCATAGCTACAGCCCGCGGGCGCTGCACTCGTGGCTGACGCGGGTCCTGTACAACCGGCGCTCCAAGATCAACCCGCTCTGGAACACCGTGCTCATCGCCGGCGTCTACGGCGGGGAGAGGTGAGGAGCCGGGCGCCGGCAGCTCCgggcctttctccttcttcccagggaaattcctgctcccttttcctgccGCGGTCCCCACTGCTTCACAgggaaattcctgctttttcctgggctgcttcctgctctttccccaaGGGAATGCCCGGTTCCCGGGGTGATTCGCGCTGTCCCGTTGTTCCGCAGTTTCCTGGGATATGTGGACATGCTGGGCGTGGCCTACGAGGCGCCGTCGCTGGCCACGGGATTCGGGGCTTACCTGGCCCAGGTGAGCCCGGGCTCGGGTCTTTACTTCATCATTAAATTATTAAttgattcttttcttttttagctCGTTATGTTTTAATcgatattttgatttttttaatctgattttaattgttcttttcctttattcccAATCCGTGTGCagccgctgctgcgggcggaGCTGGAGCGGGAGCGGGACCGGCTCCCGACGCGGGAGGAGGCGCGGGAGCTGCTGGAGCGCTGCCTGAAGGTGCTCTACTACAGGGATGCCCGCTCCTTCAACAGGGTTTgtatcccaaatccatcccaaaatcccgggaattcaccccaaaatctgtgGGATACATGggatccatcccaaacccatcccagtcctgggagctgctggagctgcctgaaGGTGCTCTACTACAGGGATGCCCGCTCCTTCAACAGGGTTTGTatccaaaattcaccccaaaatcccgggaattcaccccaaaacccatccCAAAATCTGTGggatccaccccaaacccatcctAATTCCAgggtttttcccatggaatcccagggctgggactgaggaattctggggtttttcctgTGGGATTCTGGGGTTTTTCCCGTGGGATTCCGGGTGGGGATTAGGGGAATTCCAgggtttttcccatggaattccaGGGGGGAATTGAGGAATTCCCGGCTTTTCCCACAGTACGAGGTTGCCACGGTGACGGAGAAGGGCGTGGAGCTGGAGGGACCCCTGACCCTGGAGGCCAACTGGGACATCGCCCACGTGGTCAGGTAGGGCTTTGGAATcccgggggctctgggggcaTCCAGGTGAGATCCAGGTGTTCCAGGGAGACAATTCCTGCTCCCTGAGGAACATCCAGGTGGTTTTTCTGCCCCTCtatcccccatttttccctttttccccccatttttccctttttttttttctgtttttccagaggTTTCGAGTgatctccaggagctgctccggCCTCATCAAATCCCTGTTTTTATCccatcccttccttccctctggaATGGCAAATCTGGCGTTTTTTGGGAATAAAATTGATCATTTAAGACCAATCTGTGTGTTTGTTCTTTGGGAATCCTCAAAAAGCCGTGGGAATTCTCCTGGGAAACGCAGATTTCAGGAAGTTCTGGAATTCTGGGTGGATGCTGTGGCCCCAGATCCCGATTTTTACCGAAATTGTGGAATTTCTGAGGTGGGAAAAGCCCTTCTGGGATGGAGCACAGGAATCCCTAAACCCTGTCCACGATTTTGGGGCATCCCATGGGATTTTtcctcaaaatcccaaacccgGAGGGATTTCGAGGCCACAAAAATCCaattaaaatggaatttttcccctccccattcccaaaattcctctgGCAGCATTTTCCCAACTTCTCCTTGAAAGAACCCAGGAATTctccacagaaaaaaacaattaattaaatCCAGgatttttccacccaaatcccatgggaatgaaggaattttttccaCAATAAAAACACTGTTTATTTATAAATCCATTTCCCTGCTTTTATTCCACATTTTCCACTCCTGTACAATTCCATGATgatccatattttttttttttatttttaaattttatttattttgaatatttttttaatttttttttcctgtttttcttccgggaaaaaacccaaaaaaaaaaaaaactccacaaatcTTATGGAAAAACAGGTGCCAGGTGCctctggaatttgggaattccaagaatttttaaaataaaaaaacaaacaaacaaaaaaatttcccaaaaaacaTGCAAATTCCGGTAAAAAATCGGAGCTGGCAGTgaaaaatcaacccaaaatcttttttttttcatggatttttttcgggtttttcgTCACAGTTTTAGTCACAAATCCCAGATTTTTCGACCCTAAGGAAGGTGGGGTTTTTCCAGGatggttattttttaaataaagttgATAATTAACAATCCAAAAGGGGGGGATCCAAGGAGAACTTGGGGTTTTCTACCCCTCCAATGGGAAggttttggggagaaattgggaaaatttgaGTTCCTGGGGCAGGAAATTGAGTTTTCCTGG includes:
- the PSMB4 gene encoding proteasome subunit beta type-4: MGTAPHDKHRPPPHRCCVTWWCRHLEEGTGWCLRRAQDGGEATPTLRRRGEAAFPQRRRNRGVTKMEVGAAPPPFWAGGPAPGQTYIPRALGHTDIAPRGTGTGPAALPAGRTLSPMVTGTSVLGLKFSGGVMLAADTVGSFGSLARFRGISRLLKVNDSTVLGASGDLADFQHLRQLLEQMVIDEELLGDGHSYSPRALHSWLTRVLYNRRSKINPLWNTVLIAGVYGGESFLGYVDMLGVAYEAPSLATGFGAYLAQPLLRAELERERDRLPTREEARELLERCLKVLYYRDARSFNRYEVATVTEKGVELEGPLTLEANWDIAHVVRGFE